One part of the Nocardioides zeae genome encodes these proteins:
- the yajC gene encoding preprotein translocase subunit YajC, with protein sequence MFELLFLVVIVFFFWLVLIRPQQRRAKAQLELQRSLEAGQRVMLTSGVFGTLVGVEGGDNVTVEIAPGVVVEVVRGAVAVVVPEAADEPAATPTDADAVVDLDKRADES encoded by the coding sequence GTGTTCGAGCTGCTGTTCCTTGTCGTCATCGTCTTCTTCTTCTGGCTGGTGCTGATCCGCCCCCAGCAGCGCCGCGCCAAGGCGCAGCTCGAGCTCCAGCGGTCCCTCGAGGCGGGCCAGCGGGTCATGCTGACGAGCGGCGTCTTCGGCACGCTGGTGGGCGTCGAGGGCGGTGACAACGTCACCGTCGAGATCGCCCCCGGTGTCGTCGTCGAGGTCGTCCGGGGCGCGGTCGCCGTCGTGGTCCCCGAGGCCGCGGACGAGCCGGCGGCGACCCCGACCGACGCCGACGCGGTCGTCGACCTCGACAAGCGGGCCGACGAGAGCTGA
- a CDS encoding adenine phosphoribosyltransferase: MAAGAAAVAALLVDVPDFPEAGVVFKDVTPLLADAAGFAATVAALAEAGRGDDGSVVVDKVVGMEARGFLFGTPVAQALGVGFVPVRKAGKLPREVHEQSYALEYGEATLAVHVDGVAPGERVLVVDDVLATGGTAVATRALVERCGAQVVGFALLLELTFLPGRAALGETPVLTLHQV; this comes from the coding sequence ATCGCCGCTGGCGCCGCAGCGGTCGCCGCCTTGCTCGTCGACGTGCCCGACTTCCCGGAGGCCGGGGTGGTGTTCAAGGACGTCACCCCGCTCCTCGCCGACGCGGCGGGCTTCGCCGCGACGGTCGCCGCGCTCGCGGAGGCGGGTCGCGGCGACGACGGGTCCGTGGTCGTCGACAAGGTGGTCGGCATGGAGGCCCGCGGCTTCCTGTTCGGCACGCCCGTCGCCCAGGCCCTCGGCGTGGGCTTCGTGCCCGTGCGCAAGGCGGGCAAGCTGCCGCGGGAGGTGCACGAGCAGTCCTACGCGCTGGAGTACGGCGAGGCGACCCTCGCCGTGCACGTCGACGGCGTGGCGCCGGGGGAGCGCGTGCTCGTCGTGGACGACGTCCTCGCGACCGGCGGGACCGCCGTCGCCACCCGGGCCCTCGTCGAGCGGTGCGGTGCCCAGGTGGTCGGCTTCGCGCTCCTCCTCGAGCTCACGTTCCTGCCCGGCCGCGCGGCGCTCGGCGAGACGCCGGTGCTGACGCTGCACCAGGTGTGA
- the ruvB gene encoding Holliday junction branch migration DNA helicase RuvB produces the protein MTYDDELAAAEELHLRSLVAAEADGDERAVEAALRPRTLDEVVGQVRVREQLGLVLEAARRRGRTPDHVLLSGPPGLGKTTLAMIIAAEMSAPLRLTSGPAITHAGDLAAILSGMNEGDVLFVDEIHRMSRPAEEMLYMAMEDFRVDVVIGKGPGATAIPLEIPPFTLVGATTRAGLLPGPLRDRFGFTAHLEFYEPDDLDRIVRRSAGLLGCEVELDGTAEIASRSRGTPRIANRLLRRVRDYAQVRADGVVTRAVAQAALDLYEVDASGLDRLDRAVLDALCRRFGGGPVGVSTLAVAVGEERETVEEVAEPFLVRQGLLARTPRGRVATPAAWAHLGLRPPAGAGADPVDAPLFER, from the coding sequence ATGACGTACGACGACGAGCTCGCCGCCGCCGAGGAGCTGCACCTGCGGTCGCTGGTGGCCGCGGAGGCGGACGGTGACGAGCGGGCGGTCGAGGCCGCCCTGCGTCCGCGCACGCTCGACGAGGTGGTCGGCCAGGTGCGGGTGCGCGAGCAGCTCGGCCTGGTGCTCGAGGCCGCACGCCGCCGGGGCCGCACGCCCGACCACGTGCTGCTCTCCGGGCCGCCGGGGCTCGGCAAGACGACGCTCGCGATGATCATCGCCGCCGAGATGTCGGCGCCGCTGCGCCTCACGAGCGGCCCGGCGATCACCCACGCCGGCGACCTCGCGGCGATCCTCTCCGGCATGAACGAGGGCGACGTCCTCTTCGTCGACGAGATCCACCGCATGTCGCGCCCGGCGGAGGAGATGCTCTACATGGCGATGGAGGACTTCCGGGTCGACGTCGTCATCGGCAAGGGCCCGGGGGCGACGGCCATCCCGCTGGAGATCCCGCCCTTCACCCTCGTCGGCGCGACGACCCGCGCGGGCCTGCTCCCCGGGCCGCTGCGGGACCGCTTCGGCTTCACGGCCCACCTCGAGTTCTACGAGCCGGACGACCTGGACCGCATCGTCCGGCGCTCGGCGGGGCTGCTCGGCTGCGAGGTCGAGCTCGACGGCACGGCGGAGATCGCCTCCCGCTCCCGCGGGACGCCGCGCATCGCCAACCGCCTGCTGCGGCGCGTGCGCGACTACGCGCAGGTGCGCGCCGACGGCGTCGTGACCCGCGCGGTGGCGCAGGCCGCGCTCGACCTCTACGAGGTGGACGCCTCCGGGCTCGACCGCCTCGACCGTGCGGTGCTCGACGCCCTCTGCCGACGGTTCGGCGGGGGACCGGTGGGGGTCTCGACCCTCGCGGTCGCCGTGGGCGAGGAGCGCGAGACGGTCGAGGAGGTGGCGGAGCCGTTCCTCGTGCGCCAGGGTCTCCTGGCCCGCACGCCGCGGGGCCGCGTGGCCACCCCGGCCGCGTGGGCCCACCTCGGGCTGCGGCCGCCCGCCGGGGCCGGGGCCGACCCGGTCGACGCCCCCCTCTTCGAGCGCTGA
- the hisS gene encoding histidine--tRNA ligase has translation MSKPTPLSGFPELLPAQRVVEQLVVDTLRRTFELHGFAGIETRAVEPMDQLLRKGDTSKEVYVLRRLQADEAGSDAGIGLHFDLTVPFARYVLENAGKLEFPFRRYQIQKVWRGERPQDGRYREFTQADIDVIGRDTLPFHHDVEVTKVMLDALRRLAHPDVIGLPGFRLQVNNRKLIQGFYLGLGLTQVDEVMRLVDKLDKLPTEKVAELLVAEAGATPEQAEACLRLATIKAEDDSFVEQVRALGVSHELLDEGLEELATLVRGAAPLADEHVRITADLSIARGLDYYTGTVFETRLDGYESMGSICSGGRYDALASDGRTTYPGVGISLGVSRVLVPLLSRGVLTASRSVPSVVLVALTDEATRPASDAVADALRARGIACEVAPTAAKFGKQIKHADRRGIPFVWFVGTDEQGAPTHQVKDIRDGNQVDADPAAWTPSTEDLRPQVVSPTTEETSS, from the coding sequence ATGAGCAAGCCCACCCCGCTGAGCGGGTTCCCCGAGCTGCTGCCCGCCCAGCGGGTCGTCGAGCAGCTCGTCGTCGACACCCTGCGCCGCACCTTCGAGCTGCACGGCTTCGCGGGCATCGAGACCCGCGCCGTCGAGCCGATGGACCAGCTGCTGCGCAAGGGCGACACCTCGAAGGAGGTGTACGTGCTGCGGCGCCTGCAGGCCGACGAGGCAGGCTCGGACGCCGGCATCGGGCTGCACTTCGACCTGACCGTGCCCTTCGCCCGCTACGTCCTGGAGAACGCCGGCAAGCTGGAGTTCCCGTTCCGGCGCTACCAGATCCAGAAGGTGTGGCGCGGCGAGCGGCCGCAGGACGGGCGCTACCGCGAGTTCACGCAGGCCGACATCGACGTCATCGGCCGGGACACGCTGCCGTTCCACCACGACGTCGAGGTCACCAAGGTGATGCTCGACGCGCTGCGCCGGCTCGCGCACCCCGACGTCATCGGCCTACCGGGCTTCCGCCTGCAGGTCAACAACCGGAAGCTCATCCAGGGCTTCTACCTGGGTCTCGGCCTGACGCAGGTCGACGAGGTCATGCGCCTCGTGGACAAGCTCGACAAGCTGCCGACGGAGAAGGTCGCGGAGCTGCTCGTCGCCGAGGCCGGGGCGACCCCCGAGCAGGCCGAGGCGTGCCTGCGCCTGGCGACCATCAAGGCCGAGGACGACTCGTTCGTCGAGCAGGTGCGCGCCCTCGGGGTGTCCCACGAGCTGCTCGACGAGGGTCTCGAGGAGCTGGCCACGCTCGTGCGCGGCGCCGCCCCGCTGGCCGACGAGCACGTGCGGATCACCGCCGACCTGTCGATCGCCCGGGGCCTCGACTACTACACCGGCACCGTGTTCGAGACGCGCCTCGACGGCTACGAGTCCATGGGCTCCATCTGCTCGGGCGGTCGGTACGACGCGCTCGCCTCCGACGGGCGCACGACGTACCCCGGCGTCGGGATCTCGCTCGGCGTCTCCCGCGTGCTGGTGCCGCTGCTGTCGCGCGGCGTCCTCACCGCGAGCCGCTCGGTGCCCAGCGTCGTGCTCGTCGCCCTCACCGACGAGGCCACCCGCCCGGCGAGCGACGCCGTGGCGGACGCGCTCCGGGCCCGCGGCATCGCCTGCGAGGTCGCCCCCACGGCGGCCAAGTTCGGCAAGCAGATCAAGCACGCCGACCGGCGTGGCATCCCGTTCGTCTGGTTCGTCGGCACCGACGAGCAGGGCGCGCCGACCCACCAGGTCAAGGACATCCGCGACGGGAACCAGGTGGACGCCGACCCGGCGGCCTGGACACCATCGACCGAGGACCTGCGTCCGCAGGTCGTCAGCCCCACCACCGAGGAGACAAGCTCGTGA
- the ruvC gene encoding crossover junction endodeoxyribonuclease RuvC: MRVLGIDPGLTRCGVGVVEGRLGRPLTLVDVNVIRTSASVPVPERLVTIERGVEAWIEEHRPDVVAIERVFARSDVSTVMGTAQASGIAMVVAARRGITVALHTPSEVKAAVSGSGRADKAQVGAMVTRILRLDAMPKPADAADALALAITHIWRGGAQERLEAATVVAARAAGAGGTTGTTAPNRYAAAVAAHGRQGMSGRKQR; encoded by the coding sequence ATGCGCGTGCTGGGGATCGACCCCGGTCTGACTCGGTGCGGCGTGGGCGTCGTGGAGGGCCGGCTCGGCCGTCCGCTGACCCTCGTGGACGTCAACGTGATCCGCACGTCGGCGAGCGTCCCCGTGCCGGAGCGCCTCGTCACGATCGAGCGCGGCGTCGAGGCGTGGATCGAGGAGCACCGGCCCGACGTGGTCGCCATCGAGCGCGTCTTCGCGCGGTCCGACGTCAGCACGGTCATGGGGACGGCCCAGGCGAGCGGCATCGCGATGGTGGTCGCCGCGCGCCGGGGGATCACGGTCGCGCTGCACACCCCCAGCGAGGTCAAGGCGGCCGTCTCCGGCAGCGGCCGGGCCGACAAGGCCCAGGTGGGGGCGATGGTCACCCGGATCCTGCGGCTGGACGCGATGCCGAAGCCGGCCGACGCGGCCGACGCGCTGGCGTTGGCGATCACGCACATCTGGCGCGGCGGGGCGCAGGAGCGGCTGGAGGCGGCGACCGTCGTCGCCGCCCGGGCCGCCGGAGCCGGCGGGACCACCGGGACCACCGCACCGAACAGGTACGCCGCGGCCGTCGCCGCGCACGGGAGGCAGGGCATGAGCGGGAGGAAGCAGCGATGA
- the aspS gene encoding aspartate--tRNA ligase, giving the protein MIRTHDAGALRPEHVGQTVTLAGWVAKRRDHGGVAFLDLRESTGVAQVVVRDEEVAGGLRNEYCVKVTGDVALRPEGNANPNLASGEIEVIATEVEVLSAAAPLPFPIDDHVDVGEEARLRHRYLDLRRTGPGRTLRLRSEVNRAARAVLAGHDFVEVETPTLTRSTPEGARDFLVPARLQPGSWYALPQSPQLFKQLLMVAGMERYYQIARCYRDEDFRADRQPEFTQLDIEMSFVEQDDVIALAEEILTALWALVGHEVPTPLPRMTYAEAMARFGSDKPDLRMGQELVECTEYFKDTTFRVFQAEYVGAVVMPGGASQPRKQLDAWQEWAKQRGARGLAYVLVQEDGELTGPVAKNLSDTEKAGLAAHVGAVPGDCIFFSAGATKPMRALLGAARLEIGRRCGLIDEDAWSFLWVVDAPLFEPASDAVASGDVAVGAGAWTAVHHAFTSPQDVEAFDADPGNALAWAYDIVCNGNEIGGGSIRIHREDVQKRVFAIMGLDEAEAEEKFGFLLEAFKYGAPPHGGIAFGWDRIVALLAGVDSIREVIAFPKSGGGFDPLTAAPAPITPAQRKEAGVDAKPEPKAEPEA; this is encoded by the coding sequence GTGATCCGCACCCATGACGCCGGGGCCCTGCGCCCCGAGCACGTCGGCCAGACCGTCACCCTCGCCGGGTGGGTGGCCAAGCGGCGCGATCACGGCGGCGTGGCGTTCCTCGACCTCCGCGAGTCGACCGGCGTGGCCCAGGTCGTCGTGCGCGACGAGGAGGTCGCCGGCGGGCTCCGCAACGAGTACTGCGTCAAGGTGACCGGCGACGTCGCCCTGCGCCCCGAGGGCAACGCCAACCCCAACCTGGCGTCCGGCGAGATCGAGGTCATCGCGACCGAGGTCGAGGTGCTGTCGGCCGCCGCGCCGCTGCCGTTCCCGATCGACGACCACGTGGACGTCGGCGAGGAGGCGCGCCTGCGGCACCGCTACCTCGACCTGCGCCGTACGGGCCCGGGTCGCACGCTGCGCCTGCGCAGCGAGGTCAACCGCGCGGCCCGCGCGGTGCTCGCGGGTCACGACTTCGTCGAGGTGGAGACGCCGACCCTCACGCGCTCGACGCCCGAGGGCGCCCGCGACTTCCTGGTGCCCGCGCGGCTGCAGCCGGGCAGCTGGTACGCGCTCCCGCAGAGCCCGCAGCTGTTCAAGCAGCTGCTGATGGTGGCCGGGATGGAGCGGTACTACCAGATCGCGCGCTGCTACCGCGACGAGGACTTCCGCGCCGACCGTCAGCCGGAGTTCACGCAGCTCGACATCGAGATGAGCTTCGTCGAGCAGGACGACGTCATCGCCCTGGCCGAGGAGATCCTCACCGCGCTGTGGGCGCTCGTCGGGCACGAGGTGCCGACGCCGCTGCCGCGGATGACGTACGCCGAGGCGATGGCCCGGTTCGGCTCCGACAAGCCCGACCTGCGCATGGGGCAGGAGCTCGTCGAGTGCACCGAGTACTTCAAGGACACGACGTTCCGCGTGTTCCAGGCGGAGTACGTCGGTGCGGTCGTCATGCCCGGCGGTGCGTCCCAGCCGCGCAAGCAGCTCGACGCCTGGCAGGAGTGGGCGAAGCAGCGCGGTGCCCGTGGTCTCGCCTACGTGCTGGTGCAGGAGGACGGCGAGCTCACCGGTCCGGTGGCGAAGAACCTCTCCGACACCGAGAAGGCCGGCCTGGCCGCGCACGTCGGCGCCGTCCCCGGCGACTGCATCTTCTTCAGCGCCGGCGCCACGAAGCCGATGCGCGCCCTCCTCGGTGCCGCGCGCCTCGAGATCGGTCGTCGCTGCGGCCTGATCGACGAGGACGCCTGGAGCTTCCTCTGGGTCGTCGACGCCCCGCTGTTCGAGCCGGCCTCCGACGCGGTCGCCAGCGGCGACGTCGCCGTCGGTGCCGGTGCGTGGACGGCCGTGCACCACGCCTTCACCTCGCCGCAGGACGTCGAGGCCTTCGACGCCGACCCCGGCAACGCGCTGGCGTGGGCCTACGACATCGTCTGCAACGGCAACGAGATCGGCGGCGGCTCGATCCGCATCCACCGCGAGGACGTGCAGAAGCGCGTGTTCGCGATCATGGGCCTCGACGAGGCCGAGGCCGAGGAGAAGTTCGGCTTCCTGCTGGAGGCGTTCAAGTACGGCGCGCCCCCGCACGGCGGCATCGCCTTCGGCTGGGACCGGATCGTGGCGCTGCTCGCGGGCGTCGACTCGATCCGTGAGGTCATCGCGTTCCCGAAGTCGGGCGGCGGCTTCGACCCGCTGACCGCGGCCCCGGCCCCGATCACCCCGGCCCAGCGCAAGGAGGCCGGCGTCGACGCCAAGCCCGAGCCGAAGGCCGAGCCCGAGGCCTGA
- the ruvA gene encoding Holliday junction branch migration protein RuvA, translating to MIAFVRGEVAAVGLTSAVVAVGGIGLELQCTPGTLATLRRGEQVTLPSTLVVREDSLTLFGFLDDDEKQVFQLVQTASGVGPKVAQAMVAVLRPDELRRAVRDEDVKTLTRVPGIGPKGAQRIILELKDKVGVAGTAATLPDGTTTGAAGWREQVHGGLVGLGWTAKEAEKAVEGVAPQAGDAPDVGALLRAALQSLSRA from the coding sequence ATGATCGCGTTCGTGCGCGGTGAGGTCGCCGCCGTCGGGCTGACGTCGGCGGTCGTGGCCGTCGGGGGGATCGGGCTCGAGCTCCAGTGCACGCCCGGCACGCTGGCCACGCTGCGGCGCGGCGAGCAGGTCACCCTGCCGTCGACCCTCGTCGTGCGCGAGGACTCGCTGACCCTCTTCGGCTTCCTCGACGACGACGAGAAGCAGGTGTTCCAGCTCGTGCAGACCGCGTCGGGCGTGGGTCCCAAGGTCGCGCAGGCGATGGTCGCCGTGCTGCGGCCCGACGAGCTGCGGCGCGCGGTGCGCGACGAGGACGTCAAGACCCTCACCCGCGTGCCCGGCATCGGCCCGAAGGGCGCCCAGCGCATCATCCTCGAGCTCAAGGACAAGGTCGGCGTCGCCGGCACCGCTGCCACCCTGCCCGACGGCACCACGACGGGCGCCGCGGGCTGGCGCGAGCAGGTGCACGGCGGCCTGGTCGGTCTCGGCTGGACCGCCAAGGAGGCGGAGAAGGCCGTGGAGGGCGTCGCGCCCCAGGCCGGGGACGCTCCCGACGTCGGCGCGCTGCTGCGCGCCGCGCTGCAGTCGCTGAGCCGGGCCTGA
- a CDS encoding DUF349 domain-containing protein — protein MRDWKAAGPAPRDVDEALWRRFRGAQDAFFGARDAANSQLDAEFAANAEVKEQILVEAEALVPVQDLEAAKRTFRDLAERWDAAGKVPRERMKDLEGRMRRVEQALRGVEDEQWRRSDPEKSARANDVITKLESAIAEVEAELEQARAAGNQKKVTELEGNLASRQMFLDAARRASADFG, from the coding sequence ATGCGCGACTGGAAGGCGGCCGGTCCCGCGCCGCGCGACGTGGACGAAGCGCTGTGGCGTCGCTTCCGCGGCGCGCAGGACGCGTTCTTCGGTGCCCGGGACGCTGCGAACTCCCAGCTGGACGCCGAGTTCGCCGCTAACGCCGAGGTCAAGGAGCAGATCCTCGTCGAGGCCGAGGCCCTCGTGCCCGTGCAGGACCTGGAGGCCGCCAAGCGGACGTTCCGCGATCTCGCCGAGCGCTGGGACGCCGCCGGCAAGGTGCCCCGCGAGCGCATGAAGGACCTCGAGGGCCGGATGCGCCGCGTCGAGCAGGCGCTGCGGGGCGTCGAGGACGAGCAGTGGCGCCGGTCCGACCCCGAGAAGTCGGCCCGTGCCAACGACGTGATCACCAAGCTCGAGTCCGCGATCGCCGAGGTCGAGGCCGAGCTCGAGCAGGCGCGCGCCGCCGGCAACCAGAAGAAGGTCACCGAGCTCGAGGGCAACCTCGCCTCGCGGCAGATGTTCCTCGACGCCGCGCGGCGCGCGTCGGCGGACTTCGGCTGA
- a CDS encoding YebC/PmpR family DNA-binding transcriptional regulator, with protein sequence MSGHSKWATTKHKKAAIDAKRGKLFAKLIKNIEIAAKMGGPDLGGNPTLYDAVQKAKKQSVPNKNIDAAVKRGGGLDGGGVDYETIMYEVYGPQGVALLVECLTDNRNRAAMEVRTAVTRNGGTMADPGSVSRLFQRRGVVVVAKEQDGKVVSEDEVIEVTLDAGADEVADHGDTIEVQSEPGDVVAVRTALQDAGIDYDSAEVQFVATMDIPVTEPEAAGKVFRLVDVVDDLDDVQNVFTNADIPDEVMEQVDA encoded by the coding sequence ATGTCCGGCCACTCCAAGTGGGCGACCACGAAGCACAAGAAGGCCGCGATCGACGCCAAGCGCGGCAAGCTGTTCGCCAAGCTCATCAAGAACATCGAGATCGCGGCCAAGATGGGCGGCCCCGACCTGGGCGGCAACCCGACGCTCTACGACGCCGTGCAGAAGGCGAAGAAGCAGTCGGTCCCCAACAAGAACATCGACGCCGCGGTCAAGCGCGGCGGCGGTCTCGACGGCGGCGGCGTCGACTACGAGACGATCATGTACGAGGTCTACGGGCCGCAGGGCGTGGCGCTCCTCGTCGAGTGCCTCACCGACAACCGCAACCGCGCCGCGATGGAGGTCCGCACCGCGGTGACCCGCAACGGCGGCACGATGGCCGACCCCGGCTCGGTCTCCCGGCTCTTCCAGCGTCGCGGCGTCGTCGTGGTCGCGAAGGAGCAGGACGGGAAGGTGGTCTCGGAGGACGAGGTCATCGAGGTCACCCTCGACGCCGGTGCCGACGAGGTCGCCGACCACGGCGACACCATCGAGGTGCAGTCGGAGCCCGGCGACGTCGTCGCGGTCCGCACCGCGCTGCAGGACGCGGGCATCGACTACGACTCCGCCGAGGTGCAGTTCGTCGCGACGATGGACATCCCGGTGACGGAGCCCGAGGCCGCCGGCAAGGTGTTCCGGCTCGTGGACGTCGTCGACGACCTCGACGACGTGCAGAACGTGTTCACCAACGCCGACATCCCCGACGAGGTCATGGAGCAGGTCGACGCCTGA
- a CDS encoding MBL fold metallo-hydrolase, producing MFIAGFPAGSWGTNCYVVATGKGTECIVVDPGQDAASGVEQVVAENRLKPVAVLLTHGHIDHMWSVTPVAGAYDATAWIHPRDRHLLSDPMAGISRESAAMLLGGRHEFVEPDDVAELADGQALELAGLTFTVDHTPGHTAGSVTFRTPYGAAAGQPEISEVMFAGDLLFKGSIGRTDLPGGDHPTMLRTLASKVLPLADDVVVLPGHGEQTSIGRERATNPYLLDLLESDGDGTPPVRRGL from the coding sequence GTGTTCATCGCCGGATTCCCCGCAGGCTCGTGGGGCACGAACTGCTACGTCGTCGCGACCGGCAAGGGCACGGAGTGCATCGTCGTCGATCCCGGTCAGGACGCCGCCTCGGGCGTCGAGCAGGTCGTGGCCGAGAACCGGCTCAAGCCCGTCGCGGTGCTGCTGACCCACGGCCACATCGACCACATGTGGTCGGTGACGCCGGTGGCGGGCGCCTACGACGCGACGGCCTGGATCCACCCGCGGGACCGGCACCTGCTGAGCGACCCGATGGCCGGCATCTCCCGCGAGAGCGCCGCGATGCTCCTCGGCGGCCGGCACGAGTTCGTCGAGCCCGACGACGTCGCGGAGCTCGCGGACGGCCAGGCGCTCGAGCTGGCGGGCCTCACCTTCACCGTCGACCACACGCCGGGCCACACGGCCGGCTCCGTCACCTTCCGCACGCCGTACGGCGCGGCGGCGGGCCAGCCGGAGATCTCGGAGGTCATGTTCGCGGGCGACCTGCTGTTCAAGGGCTCGATCGGACGCACCGACCTCCCCGGCGGCGACCATCCGACGATGCTGCGCACGCTGGCCAGCAAGGTGCTGCCGCTGGCCGACGACGTCGTGGTGCTGCCCGGCCACGGCGAGCAGACCTCGATCGGTCGCGAGCGCGCCACGAACCCCTACCTGCTCGACCTCCTCGAGAGCGACGGCGACGGCACCCCGCCGGTGCGCCGCGGCCTCTGA
- a CDS encoding RelA/SpoT family protein, with protein MRARLARIGTRSQPGNPVLDPLFRAVRANHPKADLALLERAYLTAERMHGTQMRKSGDPYITHPLAVTTILAEIGMTEPTLVAALLHDTVEDTPYTLDELRADFGDEVALLVDGVTKLDKVQYGDSAQAETIRKMIVAMSRDIRVLVIKLADRLHNMRTLRYVKQETQERKARETLDIFAPLAHRLGMNTLKWELEDLAFATLHPKIYDEIVRLVADRAPSRDQFLAEVIAQVTADLKDAKIKATVTGRPKHYYSIYQKMIVGGREFTDIYDLVGIRVLVEEDRDCYTVMGTVHQRWNPVLGRFKDFIAMPKFNMYQSLHTTVIGPQGKPVEIQIRTFAMHKRAEYGVAAHWKYKEDNRAGVDTDRLGDPDDMNWVRQLLDWQSDVEDPSEFLDSLRYEINRAEVYVFTPRGDVIALPTGATPVDFAYAVHTEVGHHTIGARVNGRLVPLESTLDNGDVVEVFTSKAQTAAPSQDWLTFVKSPRARSKIRAWFTKERREEAIERGKDQLAKLMRKEGLPLKRLMSAETLRLAAVHFKLDDITALYAAVGEGNLSAQAVVRRVIDLHGGEEGAREHAAEGVTITSPRRARKVTPSSTESGVIVRGVADVWVKLAKCCTPVPPDPILGFVTKGGGVSVHRQDCTNAGNLQGQPERLVEVEWAPTAQSTFLVNIQVEALDRARLLSDITMVLSDAHVNILSATLSTTRDRVAKSRFTFEMADAKHLDTVLRAVRTVPGVFDAYRVTQ; from the coding sequence ATGCGAGCGCGGCTCGCGCGGATCGGCACCCGGAGCCAGCCCGGCAACCCCGTGCTCGACCCGCTGTTCCGCGCCGTGCGCGCCAACCACCCCAAGGCTGACCTCGCGCTCCTGGAGCGGGCGTACCTGACGGCCGAGCGGATGCACGGCACGCAGATGCGCAAGAGCGGTGACCCCTACATCACGCACCCGCTCGCCGTGACGACGATCCTCGCCGAGATCGGCATGACGGAGCCGACGCTGGTGGCGGCCCTGCTCCACGACACCGTCGAGGACACGCCCTACACGCTGGACGAGCTGCGCGCCGACTTCGGCGACGAGGTCGCGCTGCTCGTCGACGGCGTGACGAAGCTCGACAAGGTGCAGTACGGGGACTCAGCGCAGGCCGAGACCATCCGCAAGATGATCGTCGCGATGTCGCGCGACATCCGCGTGCTCGTCATCAAGCTCGCCGACCGGCTGCACAACATGCGCACGCTGCGCTACGTGAAGCAGGAGACGCAGGAGCGCAAGGCCCGCGAGACCCTCGACATCTTCGCGCCGCTCGCCCACCGCCTCGGCATGAACACGCTGAAGTGGGAGCTGGAGGACCTGGCGTTCGCGACGCTGCACCCGAAGATCTACGACGAGATCGTGCGGCTCGTCGCCGACCGGGCGCCCTCGCGGGACCAGTTCCTCGCCGAGGTGATCGCCCAGGTCACGGCCGACCTGAAGGACGCGAAGATCAAGGCGACCGTCACGGGACGGCCGAAGCACTACTACTCGATCTACCAGAAGATGATCGTCGGCGGCCGCGAGTTCACCGACATCTACGACCTGGTCGGCATCCGCGTGCTCGTCGAGGAGGACCGCGACTGCTACACGGTGATGGGCACCGTGCACCAGCGCTGGAACCCGGTGCTCGGCCGGTTCAAGGACTTCATCGCGATGCCGAAGTTCAACATGTACCAGTCGCTCCACACCACCGTCATCGGCCCGCAGGGCAAGCCGGTGGAGATCCAGATCCGCACGTTCGCGATGCACAAGCGGGCGGAGTACGGCGTGGCGGCGCACTGGAAGTACAAGGAGGACAACCGCGCCGGGGTGGACACCGACCGGCTCGGCGACCCCGACGACATGAACTGGGTGCGCCAGCTGCTCGACTGGCAGTCGGACGTCGAGGACCCGAGCGAGTTCCTCGACTCGTTGCGCTACGAGATCAACCGCGCCGAGGTCTACGTCTTCACCCCGCGCGGCGACGTCATCGCTCTCCCGACGGGTGCCACGCCGGTCGACTTCGCCTACGCGGTGCACACCGAGGTGGGCCACCACACGATCGGCGCGCGCGTCAACGGTCGCCTGGTGCCGCTCGAGTCCACGCTCGACAACGGCGACGTCGTCGAGGTGTTCACGTCGAAGGCGCAGACGGCCGCCCCGTCGCAGGACTGGCTGACCTTCGTGAAGTCGCCGCGGGCGCGCTCCAAGATCCGCGCGTGGTTCACCAAGGAGCGCCGCGAGGAGGCGATCGAGCGCGGCAAGGACCAGCTCGCGAAGCTGATGCGCAAGGAGGGCCTGCCCCTCAAGCGCCTCATGTCGGCGGAGACGCTGCGGCTCGCGGCCGTCCACTTCAAGCTCGACGACATCACGGCGCTCTACGCCGCGGTGGGCGAGGGGAACCTCTCCGCCCAGGCCGTCGTACGCCGCGTGATCGACCTCCACGGCGGCGAGGAGGGGGCACGGGAGCACGCGGCCGAGGGCGTCACGATCACCTCGCCGCGGCGGGCCCGCAAGGTCACGCCCAGCAGCACCGAGTCGGGCGTCATCGTGCGCGGTGTCGCCGACGTGTGGGTCAAGCTCGCCAAGTGCTGCACGCCCGTGCCGCCCGACCCGATCCTCGGCTTCGTCACCAAGGGCGGCGGGGTCTCGGTGCACCGGCAGGACTGCACCAACGCCGGCAACCTGCAGGGCCAGCCGGAGCGGCTCGTCGAGGTGGAGTGGGCGCCGACCGCGCAGTCGACCTTCCTCGTCAACATCCAGGTCGAGGCGCTCGACCGGGCGCGGCTGCTCTCCGACATCACGATGGTGCTGTCGGACGCCCACGTGAACATCCTCAGCGCGACGCTGAGCACCACCCGCGACCGGGTGGCGAAGAGCCGGTTCACGTTCGAGATGGCCGACGCGAAGCACCTCGACACCGTGCTCCGCGCCGTGCGGACCGTGCCGGGCGTGTTCGACGCCTACCGCGTGACGCAGTAG